TGTCATTCGTGTCTACGGCGCGATGACTGTTGGTGCCCATGATCTGAGGGCTCGTTCCGACGTTGATCGCCATAGGCCCGCCGCTCGCCCCATGACCCATGTCACACGCCATCCGAAGGCGGTTGTCGAGAGGGTTCCCGTTGGCGGCATCGGCCGTGTTGCCCTCGCAGTACATCATGTAATCGCCCTGACTGAAGTCGGAGTCGGGCCTGTTGTATCCATCCGACGGGTACCCGAACGAGCGGGCGTTGCTGAAACCCGTCTCGCCGAGGAACCGGTAGCCCCAGGCCCCCACGGTGTCGCTGAGGCTGAGCGATTGACCGGACCCGGGCGTCACGATCACGATCCCCATGTCCGCACCCTGCCTCCGGTCCGAGCTGCCGCTGGTCCACTCGTTGTGTGCGATGAGATTGACGCCCTGGAAATAGCCGTACGGGATGTCCGAGCCACTGTCGGCCGGAATGAAGATGTAGTTGGTGAACCATCCCGGACCAGCTGGTCCATGAAGGCAGTGCGCTGCCGTCCATACCGCGTTGGGGCTATCGGTGACAATGGACGTCGCGCTGCAGCTGTACCACGCCGTCTCCGCCTGATTCGAGAAGAACAGCCGGCCCACCGCACTCGTCGGCCATGCGGTGACATTGGAAACACGTTGGGAGCGACTGACCGCCGCCGGTGCCGCGAAGGGCGCGGCGGGTGAGCGGGCGTCCGTGAAGCCCTTGGGGGCCACTGGAGCAGCCGAAGCCGTCGATTCCGCCCCGCCCGGTTCCAGAATGGTTCCCTTTCCGGTCTCCGGCTGACTTCCCGGCCGGACGTTCGGAGCCGGGGCAGGATTCGCGGCCGCTTGCCTCAGACGCTCGGGCGTCCAGAACACGCGGAGTTGATCCGGAGTCTTTCGGATGGCGTGGGTGGTGATGGTCGGGCCCGCCGGGTCCTCCTTCGGCGCCGCCGAGGCCGTGATGGGAACGGACAGTGTTCCGGCAACTGTCACGACTGCCACGAGGACGGGGAAGACGACGCGTCTTTTGGTGTTTCGGCTGAGCAACTGCGACATGACTCTCCGATCTGGAGGTAGTGCGCCCACGGAAGGCAGAGCGTCACGTCGCCCGGCGCCCCCCGCGCTCGCCAATCGTCCGGTCCGTCCAGTCTCAGCGGCCAGGAATGCCCAAAGCAATCGAAATATTTGCATGTGTGATACTCATCACCCAGGGGGACTGAATCGATTCGCTAAGAAGATGTTCGATGGATGTCGCAGTAGCTGTCCTCGGTTACCGCGCTGCCGCCGCCGGGTCACCGGAGCCGTCCCGTGCCGGATCCAGCGCCTCCCGGGCATCGGGGGCGGGCTCATCGGACAGCGGGTCCCGGGCCTGGCGCGGGGTACGACTCGGTCGAACCTGTAGGACGGCGACCGAGGAGAGCACCAGGGCGGCACCGAGGAGTTGTACCGGGCTGAGGGACTCGCCGAGGGTGAGCGCGGCCAGTGCCGTGGTCACCACCGGTTCGAAGGTCGACAGGATGGCGGCGGTCGACGGACCGGTCCGCTTCAAGCCGGCGAAGAAGGTCAGCATCGCCACGACGGTGGAGACGACGGCGATACAGCTCAGCCAGAACCATCCCGGCACCCCGAAGTCCAGGTCGACATCGCCACTGAACAGGGCACGTACGCCGAGGGTGCCGGCGGCCCCGGTCATCACCAACGCGGAGAGCACCACCGGTGGCAGCCGGTGCACGACGGTGTCCGCGACGAGAATGTAGATCGTGTAGGTGATCGCGGAACCGAAGGCCAGCGACGCCCCGAGCGGATGGAAGCTCACGCCACCGGCGCCGAGCAGGACCAGCAGCGTTCCGCCCGACGCGGCCACCAGTACGGCGGACCGACGGCGGGTGAGCCGGTCCCGGCCGAGCAGCACCGCCGCCACGGTCACCAGGGCCGGGTAGGTGTAGAGGATCAGGGACAGCAGCGAGGCATCCATCAGTTGCAGCGCCGAGAAGAACAGGCTCGCCTGCGCCGCGTACCCGACCGCGCCCAGTCCGATCGCGGTGGCCAGCACCCGGCCCCGCCCCGCCGGTGCCCGACCGGTCGGTTCGGCTCGGTGTGGATCCGGCCCTACCCGGCGTAGCCCCGGCCGCAGCAGCAGGACCATCCCCAGCAGCGCCGCCGCCAGGCTGAAGCGCACCAGCAGCAGAGCACCGGGCGAGACGCCGGCGTCGTAGGCGAGCTTGCCGAAGATCGCCATAGCGCCGAAACACGCCGCGGAGACGAGACAGAGTGCCGGACCCATGTCGTCGAGCATCGGGCACCGAACCGTTCGGGTCTAGCGATGATTCGTGGAGGTTATTCGTTAGGATTCCCGGATGGTTGCGTTGGATCTTCGCCGCCTGCGCTTCCTTCGGGAGTTCGAGGAGCGGGGCACCCTCGGCGCGGTCGCCACGGCGTTGAGTTACAGCCCGTCGACGGTCTCCCAGCAGCTGGCCCTGCTGGAGAAGGAGGTCGGTACCCGGTTGTTCGTCAAGGCCGGGCGCGGCGTACGGCTCACCGACGCCGGGCACCTGCTGGCCCGGCATGCCCGGGTGCTGCTGTCGGCCGCCGAGGCGGCCGAAGCGGACCTGGCCGCGCTGGGCGGTGACATCCGGGGCACCGTACGGGCCGGCGGACTGCAATCGGCCGCCCGTCGGCTACTGGTACCGGCCGTGGCCCGGATGAAGGCCGACCATCCGGAGGTACGCACGGAGATCTTCGAACTCGAACTGGAACAGGCGCTGCCGGGTCTGCGGTTGGGCGCGGTCGACCTGGCGATCGGTGACGAGTACGACGGGCACCCCCGTCCCCGCCCGGGCGGGCTGCGCTTCACGGTCCTGCTCGAAGAGCCGCTGAAGGTGGTGCTGCCAGCAACGCATCCACTGGCCGGGCCGGGCGGACCCGTCGCGGTCGCGGAGTTGCGGTCCGAGGTGTGGACCGCCTCCGCCGAGGGCACCGGGCACCACGCCATGGTCGTCGGGACCTGCCGGGCCCTCGGCGGGTACGAGCCCGACCTGCGCCACCGCTCTGGCGACGCCGACGTACAGTTCGAACTCGTCCGTGCCGCGGCGGCCGTCGCGTTGATGCCGGCGCTGACCCTACCGGCCGACGATCCCGCTCTCGCCATCCGCGATGTCGCCGAGGCGACCCTGCGCCGCCGCCTGGTCGCCGTCACCCGGGACACCCCGCCGGCTCCGGCACTGACCGCCTTCCTGGCCGCCGTGACCGTCCATGCGCACAGGTTCAACCACGTCGAGTCCGCACCGGGCGGCTGAGGGCGGACGTACCGGCCTGCGGCCCGGTCGCGGGGCGTACCCGGGTTCTTAGCTCCACACCGCGCCCAGGGCCGTCGTCTCGTCGGCGGCGCCGGCCGAGAACTCTTCCGCGAACGCCTGCCGGCCCAGGGCATCGAGGGTGCCGGCCGTGATGCGCTCGACGTCGCCGCGTTCGGCCTCCGGCATCGGCGCACCGGTGGATTCGCGGAGCCCGGCCGCGGCACCCAGCAGTTGGGCGGCCTGCACCGGCCGGCCGGCGAGCGCCTGGGCGCCGGCCAGTCCCTCGTAGGCGAGAGCGATCGCCCGGGGGTCACCGCCGGCCCGTGCGACGGCGAGGCCGTCCCGGTGCAGGGCGAGGGCGGCGTACGGGTCGCCGCGCTGTTCGGCGATGAAGCCGCGTTCGGCCAGGAGCAGTGCGGGTCCCGGACCGAAGTCGACCTGACGATGCCATTGCAGCAGGTTGCGCAGGTGCTCGTCGGCGTCGTCGAGTCTGCCCTCCCGTCGGGCTCCGAGGGCGAGCCCGATCTCGGCGTGCACCCGGCCGGCCGGGTAGCCGTGTTCGTCGGCCAGCCGCATCGCCTCCTCGTGGAGTCTTCTGGCCCGTTCGAGGTCGCCGACGAGCAGGGCGACTCTGCCGAGCCCGGTGAGCCGGTCGGCGGCGTCGGTCCAGCAGCCCAGTTCCTCGGCCAGGCGGTGGCCGTCCCGGTGCAGGCGGGCGGCCCGCTCGTAGTCGCCGGTGATCTCGGCGAGTGCCGCCAGCGGATAGCTCGCCCGTAGCTCCCCCCAGCGGTCGCCCAGGTCCCGGAAGACCGCATGACTCTGCTCACCGCTGCTGCGCAGTACGGCGAGGTCACCCCGCATCAGGGCGTGCATGGCCACGCTGCTCTGAGCCGCGGCGATCCCCCAGCGGTCGCCGGCTCCCTGGGCGATCGACAGAGCCCGGGCCACCCAACTCTCGCTGCGGGCCAGGTCCTCGCCGGTGTCGAGGAACGCCATGCCGAGGAACCAGGCAGCTCGACCGAGACCGGCCCGATCCCCGTCGTCCGGAGCGGCCGGCAGGATCACCGTGGGCGCGCTGGCGGTGTCGCCGTCTCCGGCGAGAAGGGCGTAGCCCGCACGCCAGAGTTCGGTCGGGGTGTCCTCGGCAATCTCCAGCACCGCCGCCAGCGACCGTCGCGCCTCGGTGCGCCGTCCACGCAGGAACCAGTACCAGGTCAGGGCGGAGGCCAGCCGCACCGCACCGCCCGCATCCCGCTCCCGTACGGCATGCTCCAGGGCGGTACGCAGGTTGGCGGTCTCGTCGTCGAGATGTCCCAGCCACCGCCGCTGCTCGGGGCCGTGCAGGTGAGCGGCGGCCAGTTCGGCCCGCTCGGTGTAGTAGTCCCGGTGGCGTCGGTTGACGAGGTCGGACTCGCCCGACTCCGCAAGGCGCTCCAGCGCGTACGCGGCGACCGATTCGAGCAGCCGGTAGCGAGGTCCGTCGACCACCGAGACGAGCGAACGGTCCACCAGCCGGACCAACGGGTCGAGTGTGCCGCCGCCGAGGCCGCAGACCGCCTCCGCCGCCGCCAGGGTGCAGCCGTCGGCGTGTACCGCCAGCCGGCGGAGCACCACGCGTTCGTCCTCCTCGAGCAGCTCCCAGCTCCAGTCGATCACCGCGCGCAGGGTCCGCTGACGCGACGGGGAACCACGGTGCCCGCTGCCCAGCACCTGGAACCGGTCGTCCAGACGGCCGGCCAGTTCGTGCACGCCGAGCGCCCGTACCCTGGTGGCGGCCAACTCCAGGGCGAGGGGGATCCGGTCCAGGCGGCGGCAGATCGTCGCCACCGCCTCGGAGTTCTCCTCCGTCACCACGAAGCCGGGTACGGCTGCGCCGGCACGCGCTGCGAACAGACGCTCGGCGTCGGTCTGCGGCAGTGGTGGAACCGTCCACACCGTCTCCCCTGCCAGTCCGAGCGGCTCCCTGCTGGTGGCGAGGATGCGCAGCCCCGGGCAGGAGGCGAGCAGCCGGCGGGTGAGGGCGGCGGCCGATTCGACGATGTGCTCGCAGTTGTCGAGCAGGAGGAGAAGCCGGCGAGAACGTAGCGCGTCCTCGATGCCCACCACGCCGTCCTCGCGGATCCCCAGGGCGGCGCCCACCTGCTCCTCCGCCGGTGAGGATCCCGCGAACTCGACGAGCCGGACGCCGTCCGGGCAGGAGGCCGGCACCTTTCCCGCCGTCTCCACCGCCAGCCGGGTCTTCCCGACTCCGCCGGGTCCGGTCAGGGTCACCAGCCGGCTGACGTCCAGCAATCCGCGTACGGCGGCGACCGCCTGATGCCTGCCGACCAGGTCGGTGAGCGGGGCCGGCAGACCGGCTCGCGCCCCGCTGGACGACGGCGGCCGAGCGGTGCTGACCGGCGTCCGAGCGGTGCTGACCCGCTCCAGCGCCGGGTCCTGTTCGAGGATCGCCTGGTGGAGAGCGGCCAGTTCCGCGCCGGGATCCACCCCCAGCTCCTCGGCCAGCCGTACGCGAAGCTCGGTGTAGGCGGCCAGCGCCTCGGCCTGCCGACCGGCGAGGTACAGCGCGCGCATCCGCATGGCGCTCAGCCGTTCACGCAGCGGATGGCGAGCCACCAACTCGCCCAGCTCACCGATCAGCGCGTGGTGCTCCCCCAGTTCCAGGCGGGTCTCGGCCAGGGTTTCCAGCGCGGTCAGCCGCTGCTCCGCAAGCCGCTGGGCCGCGATCCGGACGAACTCGGCGTCGCCGAGTCCGGCGTACGCCTCTCCCCTCCACAGCGCCAGCGCGTCCGCCAGCAGGTCCGCCCTGGCACGTGGATCGGCGGTCCCGTACGCGGCGGCCGTCATCTCGGCGAACCGTCCGGCGTCCACGTCACCGGAACCGACGCGGAGCAGGTATCCCGGCGGCCGGGACACCACCAACGTCTCCGCACCGGGCTCGGCCTGCGCCAGCGCCCCGCGCAGCCGGGAGATCTTCGTCTGCAGGGCGCCCGCCGGGTTGCCCGGGAGCCGGTCGCCCCACAGATCGTCCACGAGCCGGTCGGTGGAGACGGGCTGTCCGGCGTGCACGAGCAGATCGGCCAGCAGGGCCCGGACCTTCGCCTCCGGTACGTCCACCGGCCTGCCGTCCGTGGTCAGGACGGCGAGCGGTCCCAGCACCGAGAAGTACACGGCGACACGCTAGTCCACCGCCCGGCGGGGTCCGTCCGAGACCGACAGCCCACCGACAGGACTCCGACAGGGCTCGACGGCACATTGGTCACACACCGCAGGGCACCGGCCCCGCGGGATCCCGGAAGACAAGGAACCTCCCGCATGTCCAGCAACGAAAATCAGGAACTTTCCGAGGTCTCGGTGATCGGCCTGGGGCAGATGGGCGCCCGGCTGGCCCAGGCGTTCCTCGCCGCCGGCCATCGCACGACTGTCTGGAACCGCACCGCCGCGAAGGCCGACGCCCTCGTCGCGCAGGGTGCCGTCGGCGCGGCCACCCCGGCCGAGGCGGTCGCGGCCAGCCGGCTGGTGGTCGTCTGCCTGCCCGACTACGACACCGTGCACGACCTGCTCGTGCCGGCCGGCGAGCACCTTGCGGGCCGGGTCCTGGTGAACCTCACCTCCGGCACCCCGGAGGCGGCCCGGCAGCTGGCCGGCTGGGCCGACGGACAGGGCGCCGGCTATCTGGACGGGGCCGCCATGAGCGGGACCCGGCTGGTCGGGCGCGCGGAGGCGCTGTTCGTCTTCAGTGGCTCCGCGCAGGCCTTCGCGACGCACCGGGCGGTGCTGGCGAGCCTGGGCAACCCGGTACACCTCGGCACCGACCCGGCGCTTGCCTCGCTGTACGACACGGCGCTGTTCGGCCTGGCCTGGGGCGCACTGGCGGGCTTCTACCACGCCGTCGCCCTGGTCGGCACGGAAGGCGTCGACCCGACGGTGTTCGCCGCCGTGGCAACCGGTCACATGCCGTTCGTCACCTCGCTCATGTCCGATCACGCGCGCCAGATCGAGGACGGCCGCTACCCGGACGACGACGGCACCGTGGAGGTGCACGCGGCGGCGATGGACCATCTCGTCCAGGCCAGCGGCGTCCAGGGGCTGCGCACGGACGTACCGGAGGTCGTCAAGGCCCTGTTGGTGCGCGCCGGCGCCGGCGGCCACGGCAGTGACGGCATCGCGAGCGTCGTCGAGGCCATCAGGAAGGGCGGACAGGATGTCTGACAGTTCTCCAGCGTGTTGGGGCTGCTGAAGCCGGGAGACGCCCAGGGCTGACCGGCGGAACACCGCGCGAAGACCCTTGCCGATGGGCACACCCGCTGCGATCCCCCGTAGCGTCGGGGAGGCGGCGTGTGAACATGGGTCGTGCAGACCGCCGTTCCCCGACGGGTGGAGTTCACGTGGTGAAGGCGCGGCCCGCCGCCGGTGGCGGACGCTGGGTGGAGATCTCACCCGAGCGGATCCATGGCTGGATCGACGGCTTCTACGGGCGGCACGACGGCGCGACCGAGCAGGGACTGATGCTGACCGGCCTGAGCAACGGCGACACCGCCACGCTGTATCCGCCGCCCGGGCTCGCCGACGTACCGGATGTGGACACGCTGCTGGCCCGCGTCGTCCGGCCGCCCCGGATCGCCGTACTGCTGGCTCGCAAGGGCGCGGTCGCCGCCGGTGTCGCGGACGGTACGACCATCGCCGTCTCCAAGGTCGAGCGCTTCTACGTGCAGGGTCGTACCGCGGCGGGTGGCTCGTCGCAGCAGCGCTTCGCCCGTCGGCGCGCCAACCAGGCCGATGCTGCCACCGCCCGGGCCACGAACATCGCCGTACGGGTCCTGCTGCCGTACGCCCCCGGTGTGCCGGCCGACCCGGACGACGCGGTCAGCGCCCTGGTCTGCGGCGGCGACCGGTCGATGATCGACGCGGTACTGGCCGACCGACGGCTGTCCGCACTGGCGCCACTGCGTCATCCGCACCTGCTCGACTCCGCCGAGCCGAGGCTCGCCGTGCTGGAGGCCGCGGTGGTCGACGCCCGACGGATCCGGGTCCACCTGATGCCGTAGACGTCTCCGCTGCCGTGGACGTGCGCGCTCACGCCCTGGCGATGCCGAAGGCGGCCAGGGCGAGGTCCACGACGTCGTCGGCGTACTCCTGGCTGAGGGGACCGGTCCGGAACATCCACCGGTAGTACATCGGCCCGAAGAGCAGCTCGACGGCCTGGTCGAGGTCGACGTCGGCGCGTACCTGGTCGGCCAGTTGCGCGGCGCGCAGCCGGTCCTTCACGGCGTCGAGCTGCGGTCGTAGCAGCCGGTCGCGGACCTGTTCGGCGAGCGCCTCGTCGCTCAGGGTCTCGATGCTGAGGGCGCGGGAGGTGGCGGACAGGCGCGGGTCGGCCAGTTCCGCGACGGTGGGTCGGATGATCGCGTACAGATCGGTGCGAATGTCGCCCGTGTCGGGCATCGACGCGTCGACGGCGAGCGCGGCGTCGGACAGCGCGTCGAGGATCACGGCGCCCTTGCCGGACCACCACCGGTAGATCGTCTGTTTGCCCACCCCCGCCCGGGCGGCGATCGCCTCGATCGTCAGCTCGTTGTATCCGGTCTCGCCCAGCAACTCGACGGCGGCGGTGAGGATGGCGCGGCGGGAACGCTCGCTGCGCCGGGTGGGATCGGGCCCGCTCGGAGAAGGCATGGCGTGGACCCTACACCGCTGACGAGACGAGCCGACTCGTCTTGACAGTGGCGGCCGGGACGAGCAAACTACCGGGACGAGACGTTGCGTCTCGTTACGGAAGGAAGTCCCCCATGAAGCACTCCGCACACATCGCGATGGTCAGCATCCCGGCCCACGGGCACGTCAATCCCAGCCTGGAGGTGATCCGTACCCTGGTCGGACGCGGCCACCGGGTCACGTACGCCAATGCGCCGTCCTTCGGCGACGTCGTACGGGGCACGGGCGCCGAACTGAAGCCGTACGAGTCGACCCTGCCGGGGCCGGACGAGAGCTGGAGCAACGATCCGATCGACGGGCTGACCATCTTTCTCGACGACGCGATCGCCATGCTGCCCCAGCTCCGCGCCGCCTACGCCGACGACCGGCCCGACCTCTTCCTCTACGACATCGCCGGCGCACCCGCCCGGCTGCTCGGGGAGGAGTGGGATGTGCCGGCCGTCCAACTCTCGCCCAGCTTCGTCGCCTGGACCGGCTACGAGGAGGAGATGGCACCTGCGATCGAGGCGATGCGCGCCGATCCGCGCGGGGCCGACTACTACCGCCGGTTCACGCAATGGCTCACCGCCAACGGATCCACCGTCACCGACAGCATCGCCTTCCAGGGCCGCCCCACCCGCTGCCTCGCCCTCATCCCCGGCGTGATGCAGCCGCACGCCGACCGGGTCGACCCGGCCGTCTACAGCTTCGTCGGCCCGATCATCGGCGACCGCTCCGCCCAGGGCACCTGGACCCGGCCCGCGTCGGCGGGAAAGGTGCTGCTGGTCTCCCTCGGATCCGAGTTCACCGACCATCCCGACTTCTACCGGCGCTGCGTGGCGGCCTTCGGCGGGCTGGCCGACTGGCACACGGTGCTACAGGTCGGCCGGCACGTCGATCCCGCCGCGCTCGGTCAGCTACCGCCCAATGTGGAGGCTCACCCGTGGGTGCCCCAGCTCGCCATCCTGGAGCAGGCCGACGCCTTTCTCACCCACGCGGGCATGGGCGGCAGCGGCGAGGGACTCTACTGCGGCACGCCCATGATCGTCGCGCCGCAGGCGGCGGACCAGTTCGACAACGCCGACCGGCTCACCGCGCTCGGCGTGGCCCGGCGGGTCGACGTCGCCACCGTCACCGCCCAGGAGCTGACGGAGATCCTGCTCGACCTCGACACCGATCCCGAGGTACGGCGGCGGTCGGCCCAGATCAGACAGGAA
The nucleotide sequence above comes from Plantactinospora soyae. Encoded proteins:
- a CDS encoding trypsin-like serine peptidase → MSQLLSRNTKRRVVFPVLVAVVTVAGTLSVPITASAAPKEDPAGPTITTHAIRKTPDQLRVFWTPERLRQAAANPAPAPNVRPGSQPETGKGTILEPGGAESTASAAPVAPKGFTDARSPAAPFAAPAAVSRSQRVSNVTAWPTSAVGRLFFSNQAETAWYSCSATSIVTDSPNAVWTAAHCLHGPAGPGWFTNYIFIPADSGSDIPYGYFQGVNLIAHNEWTSGSSDRRQGADMGIVIVTPGSGQSLSLSDTVGAWGYRFLGETGFSNARSFGYPSDGYNRPDSDFSQGDYMMYCEGNTADAANGNPLDNRLRMACDMGHGASGGPMAINVGTSPQIMGTNSHRAVDTNDNFIDNWLNSSNHGLVATALIRYVNDNW
- a CDS encoding DMT family transporter — encoded protein: MLDDMGPALCLVSAACFGAMAIFGKLAYDAGVSPGALLLVRFSLAAALLGMVLLLRPGLRRVGPDPHRAEPTGRAPAGRGRVLATAIGLGAVGYAAQASLFFSALQLMDASLLSLILYTYPALVTVAAVLLGRDRLTRRRSAVLVAASGGTLLVLLGAGGVSFHPLGASLAFGSAITYTIYILVADTVVHRLPPVVLSALVMTGAAGTLGVRALFSGDVDLDFGVPGWFWLSCIAVVSTVVAMLTFFAGLKRTGPSTAAILSTFEPVVTTALAALTLGESLSPVQLLGAALVLSSVAVLQVRPSRTPRQARDPLSDEPAPDAREALDPARDGSGDPAAAAR
- a CDS encoding LysR family transcriptional regulator; protein product: MVALDLRRLRFLREFEERGTLGAVATALSYSPSTVSQQLALLEKEVGTRLFVKAGRGVRLTDAGHLLARHARVLLSAAEAAEADLAALGGDIRGTVRAGGLQSAARRLLVPAVARMKADHPEVRTEIFELELEQALPGLRLGAVDLAIGDEYDGHPRPRPGGLRFTVLLEEPLKVVLPATHPLAGPGGPVAVAELRSEVWTASAEGTGHHAMVVGTCRALGGYEPDLRHRSGDADVQFELVRAAAAVALMPALTLPADDPALAIRDVAEATLRRRLVAVTRDTPPAPALTAFLAAVTVHAHRFNHVESAPGG
- a CDS encoding AfsR/SARP family transcriptional regulator, translating into MYFSVLGPLAVLTTDGRPVDVPEAKVRALLADLLVHAGQPVSTDRLVDDLWGDRLPGNPAGALQTKISRLRGALAQAEPGAETLVVSRPPGYLLRVGSGDVDAGRFAEMTAAAYGTADPRARADLLADALALWRGEAYAGLGDAEFVRIAAQRLAEQRLTALETLAETRLELGEHHALIGELGELVARHPLRERLSAMRMRALYLAGRQAEALAAYTELRVRLAEELGVDPGAELAALHQAILEQDPALERVSTARTPVSTARPPSSSGARAGLPAPLTDLVGRHQAVAAVRGLLDVSRLVTLTGPGGVGKTRLAVETAGKVPASCPDGVRLVEFAGSSPAEEQVGAALGIREDGVVGIEDALRSRRLLLLLDNCEHIVESAAALTRRLLASCPGLRILATSREPLGLAGETVWTVPPLPQTDAERLFAARAGAAVPGFVVTEENSEAVATICRRLDRIPLALELAATRVRALGVHELAGRLDDRFQVLGSGHRGSPSRQRTLRAVIDWSWELLEEDERVVLRRLAVHADGCTLAAAEAVCGLGGGTLDPLVRLVDRSLVSVVDGPRYRLLESVAAYALERLAESGESDLVNRRHRDYYTERAELAAAHLHGPEQRRWLGHLDDETANLRTALEHAVRERDAGGAVRLASALTWYWFLRGRRTEARRSLAAVLEIAEDTPTELWRAGYALLAGDGDTASAPTVILPAAPDDGDRAGLGRAAWFLGMAFLDTGEDLARSESWVARALSIAQGAGDRWGIAAAQSSVAMHALMRGDLAVLRSSGEQSHAVFRDLGDRWGELRASYPLAALAEITGDYERAARLHRDGHRLAEELGCWTDAADRLTGLGRVALLVGDLERARRLHEEAMRLADEHGYPAGRVHAEIGLALGARREGRLDDADEHLRNLLQWHRQVDFGPGPALLLAERGFIAEQRGDPYAALALHRDGLAVARAGGDPRAIALAYEGLAGAQALAGRPVQAAQLLGAAAGLRESTGAPMPEAERGDVERITAGTLDALGRQAFAEEFSAGAADETTALGAVWS
- a CDS encoding NAD(P)-dependent oxidoreductase → MSSNENQELSEVSVIGLGQMGARLAQAFLAAGHRTTVWNRTAAKADALVAQGAVGAATPAEAVAASRLVVVCLPDYDTVHDLLVPAGEHLAGRVLVNLTSGTPEAARQLAGWADGQGAGYLDGAAMSGTRLVGRAEALFVFSGSAQAFATHRAVLASLGNPVHLGTDPALASLYDTALFGLAWGALAGFYHAVALVGTEGVDPTVFAAVATGHMPFVTSLMSDHARQIEDGRYPDDDGTVEVHAAAMDHLVQASGVQGLRTDVPEVVKALLVRAGAGGHGSDGIASVVEAIRKGGQDV
- a CDS encoding acVLRF1 family peptidyl-tRNA hydrolase, which gives rise to MVKARPAAGGGRWVEISPERIHGWIDGFYGRHDGATEQGLMLTGLSNGDTATLYPPPGLADVPDVDTLLARVVRPPRIAVLLARKGAVAAGVADGTTIAVSKVERFYVQGRTAAGGSSQQRFARRRANQADAATARATNIAVRVLLPYAPGVPADPDDAVSALVCGGDRSMIDAVLADRRLSALAPLRHPHLLDSAEPRLAVLEAAVVDARRIRVHLMP
- a CDS encoding TetR/AcrR family transcriptional regulator, giving the protein MPSPSGPDPTRRSERSRRAILTAAVELLGETGYNELTIEAIAARAGVGKQTIYRWWSGKGAVILDALSDAALAVDASMPDTGDIRTDLYAIIRPTVAELADPRLSATSRALSIETLSDEALAEQVRDRLLRPQLDAVKDRLRAAQLADQVRADVDLDQAVELLFGPMYYRWMFRTGPLSQEYADDVVDLALAAFGIARA
- a CDS encoding macrolide family glycosyltransferase, producing MKHSAHIAMVSIPAHGHVNPSLEVIRTLVGRGHRVTYANAPSFGDVVRGTGAELKPYESTLPGPDESWSNDPIDGLTIFLDDAIAMLPQLRAAYADDRPDLFLYDIAGAPARLLGEEWDVPAVQLSPSFVAWTGYEEEMAPAIEAMRADPRGADYYRRFTQWLTANGSTVTDSIAFQGRPTRCLALIPGVMQPHADRVDPAVYSFVGPIIGDRSAQGTWTRPASAGKVLLVSLGSEFTDHPDFYRRCVAAFGGLADWHTVLQVGRHVDPAALGQLPPNVEAHPWVPQLAILEQADAFLTHAGMGGSGEGLYCGTPMIVAPQAADQFDNADRLTALGVARRVDVATVTAQELTEILLDLDTDPEVRRRSAQIRQELREHGGADRAADLIEAELAHPTQPLQAVHT